One window of Syngnathus acus chromosome 16, fSynAcu1.2, whole genome shotgun sequence genomic DNA carries:
- the rorc gene encoding nuclear receptor ROR-alpha A isoform X1, with protein MQVFGEKVMDYEQCDAPPTDNSIKRGALSKKTHLTQIEVIPCKICGDKSSGVHYGVITCEGCKGFFRRSQLPTVSYSCSRQSNCIIDRSSRNRCQHCRLQKCLAQGMSKDAVKFGRMSKRQRDSLIAEVERHRQQQQQQQQQQQLQMEAQPGLPYNTKERQHCPPQPLQPMTSTCSYTGDSELLFFTSDVHPYLLYSPNQPQVSDMIYRSSGVSPSSRAHVREDNNGHASIRGLESRPSSHDPMAIDPYNQPEDPHLPYPHALRNIDELCDRIVRSNKDTCQYQAEELQALKWKMFSREEIQAYQSKSVDEMWQHCAIRLTDAVQYVVEFAKHIPGFRLLSQNDQIVLLKNGSMEVVLVRMSRFFNTENNTVFFDGKFAGTEVFKSLACGDLIAAVFDFAHSVCALKLTDQQVALFSALVLINADRPCLEDRGRVQRVQKNVELGLTQILHRDNRDSLMHKLYQTMSVLRSLCSLHTEKLRWFSQRYPLTAHSLFPPLYKELFASEAEVMLQPGATH; from the exons ATGCAG GTGTTCGGAGAGAAAGTGATGGATTATGAACAATGTGACGCGCCCCCTACTGACAACTCCATCAAAAGag GAGCTCTGTCCAAGAAGACTCATTTGA cTCAGATTGAAGTTATCCCTTGCAAGATCTGCGGTGATAAGTCCTCTGGAGTGCATTATGGAGTCATTACATGTGAAGGCTGCAAG GGATTTTTCCGGCGTAGCCAGCTGCCCACAGTGTCCTACTCCTGTTCCAGGCAGAGTAACTGTATCATCGACCGGTCCAGCCGCAATCGCTGTCAGCACTGCCGTCTGCAGAAGTGTTTGGCCCAGGGCATGAGTAAAGATG CTGTGAAGTTTGGCCGGATGTCCAAGCGCCAGCGGGACTCTCTCATCGCTGAGGTGGAGCGACAccgacagcagcagcaacaacagcagcagcagcagcagctccaaaTGGAGGCCCAGCCAGGCCTACCCTACAACACCAAAGAGCGCCAACATTGCCCCCCACAGCCCCTTCAACCCATGACATCAACCTGCTCCTACACTGGCgactctgagctgctgttcTTCACTTCCGATGTTCACCCCTACTTGCTGTACTCCCCCAACCAGCCACAAGTGTCTGATATGATCTACAGAAGCTCCGGCGTATCGCCCTCGTCCAGAGCCCACGTGAGAGAGGACAACAATGGACACGCTTCTATTAGAG GATTGGAATCCAGACCGTCCTCACATGACCCAATGGCGATTGATCCTTATAATCAACCAGAGGATCCCCACTTGCCCTATCCTCACGCTCTGCGCAATATAG ATGAGCTGTGCGACAGAATTGTGCGCTCCAACAAAGACACCTGTCAGTACCAAGCAGAGGAGCTGCAGGCGCTCAAGTGGAAAATGTTCAGCAGAGAGGAGATCCAAGCCTACCAAAGCAAA TCGGTGGATGAAATGTGGCAGCACTGTGCCATCCGGCTGACCGATGCCGTGCAGTACGTGGTGGAGTTTGCAAAACACATCCCGGGATTCCGTCTGCTCAGCCAGAACGACCAGATCGTTCTTCTCAAGAATG GTTCTATGGAAGTTGTTCTAGTGAGGATGAGTCGCTTCTTCAACACAGAGAACAACACGGTATTCTTTGATGGCAAATTTGCAGGAACTGAAGTCTTCAAGTCTTTGG CGTGTGGCGACTTGATCGCGGCAGTGTTTGACTTTGCTCACAGCGTGTGTGCTTTAAAGCTCACCGATCAGCAGGTGGCGCTCTTCAGTGCTTTGGTCTTGATCAATGCCG ACCGTCCATGTCTGGAAGACAGAGGCAGAGTGCAGCgagtgcaaaaaaatgtgGAGTTAGGTCTCACACAAATTCTGCACAGGGACAACCGGGACAGTCTAATGCACAAG TTGTACCAGACAATGTCCGTGTTACGTTCACTGTGCAGTCTGCACACGGAGAAGTTGCGCTGGTTCAGTCAGCGCTACCCGCTCACCGCCCACTCTCTTTTCCCACCGCTCTATAAGGAGCTGTTTGCTTCTGAGGCAGAAGTGATGCTGCAGCCGGGAGCTACACACTGA
- the rorc gene encoding nuclear receptor ROR-alpha A isoform X2 — protein MDYEQCDAPPTDNSIKRGALSKKTHLTQIEVIPCKICGDKSSGVHYGVITCEGCKGFFRRSQLPTVSYSCSRQSNCIIDRSSRNRCQHCRLQKCLAQGMSKDAVKFGRMSKRQRDSLIAEVERHRQQQQQQQQQQQLQMEAQPGLPYNTKERQHCPPQPLQPMTSTCSYTGDSELLFFTSDVHPYLLYSPNQPQVSDMIYRSSGVSPSSRAHVREDNNGHASIRGLESRPSSHDPMAIDPYNQPEDPHLPYPHALRNIDELCDRIVRSNKDTCQYQAEELQALKWKMFSREEIQAYQSKSVDEMWQHCAIRLTDAVQYVVEFAKHIPGFRLLSQNDQIVLLKNGSMEVVLVRMSRFFNTENNTVFFDGKFAGTEVFKSLACGDLIAAVFDFAHSVCALKLTDQQVALFSALVLINADRPCLEDRGRVQRVQKNVELGLTQILHRDNRDSLMHKLYQTMSVLRSLCSLHTEKLRWFSQRYPLTAHSLFPPLYKELFASEAEVMLQPGATH, from the exons ATGGATTATGAACAATGTGACGCGCCCCCTACTGACAACTCCATCAAAAGag GAGCTCTGTCCAAGAAGACTCATTTGA cTCAGATTGAAGTTATCCCTTGCAAGATCTGCGGTGATAAGTCCTCTGGAGTGCATTATGGAGTCATTACATGTGAAGGCTGCAAG GGATTTTTCCGGCGTAGCCAGCTGCCCACAGTGTCCTACTCCTGTTCCAGGCAGAGTAACTGTATCATCGACCGGTCCAGCCGCAATCGCTGTCAGCACTGCCGTCTGCAGAAGTGTTTGGCCCAGGGCATGAGTAAAGATG CTGTGAAGTTTGGCCGGATGTCCAAGCGCCAGCGGGACTCTCTCATCGCTGAGGTGGAGCGACAccgacagcagcagcaacaacagcagcagcagcagcagctccaaaTGGAGGCCCAGCCAGGCCTACCCTACAACACCAAAGAGCGCCAACATTGCCCCCCACAGCCCCTTCAACCCATGACATCAACCTGCTCCTACACTGGCgactctgagctgctgttcTTCACTTCCGATGTTCACCCCTACTTGCTGTACTCCCCCAACCAGCCACAAGTGTCTGATATGATCTACAGAAGCTCCGGCGTATCGCCCTCGTCCAGAGCCCACGTGAGAGAGGACAACAATGGACACGCTTCTATTAGAG GATTGGAATCCAGACCGTCCTCACATGACCCAATGGCGATTGATCCTTATAATCAACCAGAGGATCCCCACTTGCCCTATCCTCACGCTCTGCGCAATATAG ATGAGCTGTGCGACAGAATTGTGCGCTCCAACAAAGACACCTGTCAGTACCAAGCAGAGGAGCTGCAGGCGCTCAAGTGGAAAATGTTCAGCAGAGAGGAGATCCAAGCCTACCAAAGCAAA TCGGTGGATGAAATGTGGCAGCACTGTGCCATCCGGCTGACCGATGCCGTGCAGTACGTGGTGGAGTTTGCAAAACACATCCCGGGATTCCGTCTGCTCAGCCAGAACGACCAGATCGTTCTTCTCAAGAATG GTTCTATGGAAGTTGTTCTAGTGAGGATGAGTCGCTTCTTCAACACAGAGAACAACACGGTATTCTTTGATGGCAAATTTGCAGGAACTGAAGTCTTCAAGTCTTTGG CGTGTGGCGACTTGATCGCGGCAGTGTTTGACTTTGCTCACAGCGTGTGTGCTTTAAAGCTCACCGATCAGCAGGTGGCGCTCTTCAGTGCTTTGGTCTTGATCAATGCCG ACCGTCCATGTCTGGAAGACAGAGGCAGAGTGCAGCgagtgcaaaaaaatgtgGAGTTAGGTCTCACACAAATTCTGCACAGGGACAACCGGGACAGTCTAATGCACAAG TTGTACCAGACAATGTCCGTGTTACGTTCACTGTGCAGTCTGCACACGGAGAAGTTGCGCTGGTTCAGTCAGCGCTACCCGCTCACCGCCCACTCTCTTTTCCCACCGCTCTATAAGGAGCTGTTTGCTTCTGAGGCAGAAGTGATGCTGCAGCCGGGAGCTACACACTGA
- the rorc gene encoding nuclear receptor ROR-alpha A isoform X3, translated as MMRAQIEVIPCKICGDKSSGVHYGVITCEGCKGFFRRSQLPTVSYSCSRQSNCIIDRSSRNRCQHCRLQKCLAQGMSKDAVKFGRMSKRQRDSLIAEVERHRQQQQQQQQQQQLQMEAQPGLPYNTKERQHCPPQPLQPMTSTCSYTGDSELLFFTSDVHPYLLYSPNQPQVSDMIYRSSGVSPSSRAHVREDNNGHASIRGLESRPSSHDPMAIDPYNQPEDPHLPYPHALRNIDELCDRIVRSNKDTCQYQAEELQALKWKMFSREEIQAYQSKSVDEMWQHCAIRLTDAVQYVVEFAKHIPGFRLLSQNDQIVLLKNGSMEVVLVRMSRFFNTENNTVFFDGKFAGTEVFKSLACGDLIAAVFDFAHSVCALKLTDQQVALFSALVLINADRPCLEDRGRVQRVQKNVELGLTQILHRDNRDSLMHKLYQTMSVLRSLCSLHTEKLRWFSQRYPLTAHSLFPPLYKELFASEAEVMLQPGATH; from the exons ATGATGCGAG cTCAGATTGAAGTTATCCCTTGCAAGATCTGCGGTGATAAGTCCTCTGGAGTGCATTATGGAGTCATTACATGTGAAGGCTGCAAG GGATTTTTCCGGCGTAGCCAGCTGCCCACAGTGTCCTACTCCTGTTCCAGGCAGAGTAACTGTATCATCGACCGGTCCAGCCGCAATCGCTGTCAGCACTGCCGTCTGCAGAAGTGTTTGGCCCAGGGCATGAGTAAAGATG CTGTGAAGTTTGGCCGGATGTCCAAGCGCCAGCGGGACTCTCTCATCGCTGAGGTGGAGCGACAccgacagcagcagcaacaacagcagcagcagcagcagctccaaaTGGAGGCCCAGCCAGGCCTACCCTACAACACCAAAGAGCGCCAACATTGCCCCCCACAGCCCCTTCAACCCATGACATCAACCTGCTCCTACACTGGCgactctgagctgctgttcTTCACTTCCGATGTTCACCCCTACTTGCTGTACTCCCCCAACCAGCCACAAGTGTCTGATATGATCTACAGAAGCTCCGGCGTATCGCCCTCGTCCAGAGCCCACGTGAGAGAGGACAACAATGGACACGCTTCTATTAGAG GATTGGAATCCAGACCGTCCTCACATGACCCAATGGCGATTGATCCTTATAATCAACCAGAGGATCCCCACTTGCCCTATCCTCACGCTCTGCGCAATATAG ATGAGCTGTGCGACAGAATTGTGCGCTCCAACAAAGACACCTGTCAGTACCAAGCAGAGGAGCTGCAGGCGCTCAAGTGGAAAATGTTCAGCAGAGAGGAGATCCAAGCCTACCAAAGCAAA TCGGTGGATGAAATGTGGCAGCACTGTGCCATCCGGCTGACCGATGCCGTGCAGTACGTGGTGGAGTTTGCAAAACACATCCCGGGATTCCGTCTGCTCAGCCAGAACGACCAGATCGTTCTTCTCAAGAATG GTTCTATGGAAGTTGTTCTAGTGAGGATGAGTCGCTTCTTCAACACAGAGAACAACACGGTATTCTTTGATGGCAAATTTGCAGGAACTGAAGTCTTCAAGTCTTTGG CGTGTGGCGACTTGATCGCGGCAGTGTTTGACTTTGCTCACAGCGTGTGTGCTTTAAAGCTCACCGATCAGCAGGTGGCGCTCTTCAGTGCTTTGGTCTTGATCAATGCCG ACCGTCCATGTCTGGAAGACAGAGGCAGAGTGCAGCgagtgcaaaaaaatgtgGAGTTAGGTCTCACACAAATTCTGCACAGGGACAACCGGGACAGTCTAATGCACAAG TTGTACCAGACAATGTCCGTGTTACGTTCACTGTGCAGTCTGCACACGGAGAAGTTGCGCTGGTTCAGTCAGCGCTACCCGCTCACCGCCCACTCTCTTTTCCCACCGCTCTATAAGGAGCTGTTTGCTTCTGAGGCAGAAGTGATGCTGCAGCCGGGAGCTACACACTGA
- the LOC119136151 gene encoding extracellular matrix protein 1-like gives MGSSRLVLHAAVGALLVLLCSADHDEHNLEQRAVTFDLGEIMQEMQAPDSFVLQQEVDLSDLVDTRGFPMQEILDTPKGRGSRPASFSPRGRRPSVTSRSEIPALDYPVEFPLGQPTSDNLHAICLNGDLRPRYPNSYFPRSGFGKLRRMASAINNAESWLSSCCAGNQTWGTEVTLCCATQAWELSVENFCEEDSSVKDRLYHCCRKSGRQRLNCFQNDSPNPGYEPTEPLPVDALPATIHFSFDNSTCARTAVSQPRASELSASQKSEINFPPGRPTVDNMEALCRNQKQRPLYSLKCLPSSGFELLSRKAKIINRVEKGYKQCCKKNQDVLACAQQKWSDALRRFCSSEKTGKVDDECCSGSTTDERLECFQSASPDPQYNETASQEESSEICQFRKIIKKVLPNDFHAMKILNECCAGSPEDHTACFVQKVEETSVGLCTSRNTSPPVARRCCRMASQEQPKCVSNFVMDAITKATKVSNQKKKKICPL, from the exons ATGGGTTCGTCTCGGCTTGTACTTCACGCTGCTGTTGGGGCTCTCTTGGTTCTGCTGTGCTCGGCCGACCATG ATGAGCATAACTTGGAGCAGCGCGCggtcacctttgaccttggGGAAATCATGCAAG AGATGCAAGCCCCCGATTCCTTTGTGCTGCAACAAGAAGTTGACTTGTCAGATTTGGTTGATACAAGAG gtTTTCCCATGCAAGAAATATTGGACACTCCAAAAGGGCGAG GTTCCAGACCAGCATCCTTTTCACCTAGAGGAC GTCGTCCAAGCGTCACATCCCGCTCCGAGATACCCGCGCTGGATTATCCCGTTGAGTTCCCACTCGGGCAACCCACCTCCGACAATCTCCATGCCATCTGTCTCAACGGAGACCTTCGTCCTCGCTACCCCAACTCCTACTTCCCCCGCTCAGGTTTTGGAAAGCTGCGGCGGATGGCGAGCGCAATCAATAATGCCGAGTCGTGGTTGAGCTCGTGCTGCGCAGGCAACCAGACGTGGGGGACGGAGGTGACGCTTTGCTGCGCCACGCAGGCG TGGGAGCTGTCTGTGGAAAACTTCTGCGAGGAGGACTCATCGGTCAAAGATCgtctttatcactgctgcagaAAGTCTGGCCGTCAAAGGCTCAACTGCTTCCAGAACGACTCTCCCAATCCGGGCTACGAGCCGACCGAGCCTTTACCGGTTGACGCGCTTCCCGCTACGATCCACTTCAGTTTTGACAACAGCACTTGTGCCAG GACAGCCGTGAGTCAACCGAGGGCCAGTGAACTGTCTGCTTCCCAGAAAAGTGAAATCAACTTCCCCCCTGGTCGGCCCACCGTGGATAACATGGAAGCGCTGTGTCGCAACCAGAAGCAGCGCCCCCTGTACAGCCTCAAGTGCCTTCCAAGCAGCGGCTTCGAGCTGCTGTCTCGTAAGGCCAAGATCATCAATCGTGTGGAGAAGGGATATAAACAGTGCTGCAAGAAGAACCAGGATGTGCTTGCGTGCGCTCAGCAAAAG TGGAGTGACGCGCTCCGCAGGTTTTGCTCCAGTGAGAAGACCGGCAAGGTTGACGACGAGTGTTGTTCGGGTAGCACGACCGACGAAAGACTCGAGTGTTTCCAGTCGGCGTCTCCTGACCCGCAATACAACGAGACCGCGTCCCAGGAAGAATCGTCTGAAATCTGTCAGTTCCGAAAGATCATCAAGAAAGT GTTGCCCAATGACTTTCACGCCATGAAAATTCTGAACGAATGCTGTGCTGGGTCACCAGAAGATCACACCGCTTGCTTTGTCCAAAAG GTTGAGGAAACATCAGTCGGTTTGTGTACGTCAAGGAACACATCCCCGCCCGTCGCTCGCCGCTGTTGCCGAATGGCTAGTCAGGAGCAGCCAAAGTGCGTCAGTAACTTTGTCATGGATGCCATCACCAAGGCAACCAAGGTCTCCAaccagaaaaagaagaaaatatgtCCCCTTTAA
- the LOC119136119 gene encoding phosphatidylinositol 4-phosphate 5-kinase type-1 alpha-like isoform X1 — translation MATAGGAADPGSTTLTDIRTRFWRRALQRGTSGIFRGGPSEMPGSSGTTQSMKKTIGHRGVETTTGETTYKKTTSSALKGAIQLGITHTVGSLSQKAERDVLMQDFVVVESIFFPSEGSNLTPAHHYSDFRFKTYAPIAFRYFRELFGIRPDDYLYSLCNEPLIELSNPGASGSLFYVSGDDEFIIKTVQHKEAEFLQKLLPGYFMNINQNKRTLLPKFYGLYCIQAGGKNIRIVVMNNLLPRIIPMHLKYDMKGSTYKRRASPKEREKGNPTYKDLDFIQDLPDGLQLEPDNYNALCKTIQRDCLLLQSFKIMDYSLLMGIHNMDQANRERAGGFSGDSGGSEGAVTPDQRRPLAQKSLYCTAMESIQGEARGKGALDSEDHMGGIPARNGKGERLLIYIGIIDILQSYRFVKRLEHSWKALVHDGDTVSVHRPGFYAERFQQFMCNTVFRKIPLKPSPSKKSRSGGQAGLRRAPTLGAPTPLSHATGQSAMDPRLVYRPHFKSTESEGDGVQAGRPDLVPRTPPLHDNPADCEANLSTSSVGSLELGSSPPLRSVGVEVHKSAHTDNEQGAFHSFEVDGSGDNSAHLSGSEDAVSLSDIIPETNINF, via the exons ATGGCGACTGCTGGTGGAGCAGCAGACCCTGGATCAACAACCCTGACAG ATATTAGGACTCGTTTCTGGAGGAGAGCGCTGCAGCGAG GGACCAGTGGCATCTTCAGAGGAGGTCCTTCAGAG ATGCCCGGCTCCTCAGGCACCACTCAGAGTATGAAGAAGACCATTGGCCACCGGGGCGTTGAGACCACCACCGGAGAGACCACCTACAAAAAG ACGACGTCGTCTGCCCTCAAAGGTGCCATTCAGTTGGGCATTACTCACACGGTGGGCAGCTTGAGTCAGAAGGCCGAGAGGGACGTGCTCATGCAGGATTTTGTCGTCGTCGAAAGTATCTTTTTCCCCAG CGAAGGCAGTAACCTGACTCCGGCTCATCACTACAGCGATTTCCGTTTTAAGACCTACGCTCCCATCGCCTTCCGTTATTTCCGAGAGCTGTTTGGCATTCGGCCAGACGACTACCTG tatTCTCTATGTAACGAGCCACTGATTGAGCTCTCCAACCCTGGAGCCAGCGGATCGCTCTTCTACGTCTCCGGTGACGACGAGTTCATCATCAAAACTGTTCAGCACAAAGAGGCGGAGTTTCTCCAGAAGCTCCTTCCTGGATACTTCATG AACATCAACCAAAACAAGCGGACATTGCTGCCCAAGTTCTACGGACTTTACTGCATCCAGGCAGGGGGCAAGAATATTCGTATCGTTGTTATGAACAATCTCCTGCCCCGGATAATCCCCATGCACCTCAAATACGACATGAAAGGATCCACTTATAAGAGACGGGCCTCACCTAAGGAGAGGGAAAAGGGCAATCCCACGTACAAAGACCTGGATTTTATCCAGGATTTGCCCGACGGCCTGCAGCTGGAACCAGACAATTACAATGCTCTTTGCAAGACAATACAAAGGGACTGCCTG CTCTTGCAGAGTTTCAAAATCATGGACTACAGTCTGCTGATGGGCATTCACAACATGGACCAGGCCAATCGGGAGCGCGCCGGAGGCTTTTCCGGGGACAGCGGCGGGTCGGAGGGAGCGGTGACGCCAGATCAGCGCCGGCCTCTAGCCCAGAAAAGTCTTTACTGTACTGCCATGGAGTCCATCCAAGGGGAGGCTCGGGGAAAGGGCGCTTTGGATTCCGAAGACCA CATGGGAGGCATTCCGGCTCGGAATGGAAAAGGAGAGCGCTTACTCATCTACATCGGCATCATAGACATCCTCCAGTCTTACAG ATTTGTTAAAAGGTTGGAACACTCCTGGAAGGCATTGGTGCACGATGGG GACACCGTTTCAGTTCACAGACCTGGCTTCTACGCAGAGCGCTTCCAACAGTTCATGTGCAACACGGTGTTTAGGAAAATCCCAC TGAAGCCTTCCCCATCTAAGAAGAGCCGCAGCGGAGGTCAAGCGGGACTTAGGAGGGCTCCCACTTTGGGAGCTCCCACCCCACTCTCCCACGCAACGGGGCAGTCGGCCATGGACCCCAGACTGGTTTATCGCCCCCATTTTAAAAGCACAGAGTCGGAAGGAGACGGCG TTCAGGCAGGCAGACCGGATCTGGTTCCCAGGACCCCGCCGCTGCATGACAACCCCGCTGACTGCGAGGCCAACCTCTCCACCTCGTCTGTAGGCAGCTTAGAACTtggttcctctcctcctctaAG GTCCGTCGGGGTGGAGGTGCACAAATCGGCTCACACCGACAATGAACAGGGTGCTTTTCACAG CTTCGAGGTCGACGGCAGCGGAGACAATTCAGCCCACCTGTCCGGAAGTGAAGACGCAGTTTCATTGTCTGACATCATCCCCGAGACTAACATCAATTTT taa
- the LOC119136119 gene encoding phosphatidylinositol 4-phosphate 5-kinase type-1 alpha-like isoform X2 — MATAGGAADPGSTTLTGTSGIFRGGPSEMPGSSGTTQSMKKTIGHRGVETTTGETTYKKTTSSALKGAIQLGITHTVGSLSQKAERDVLMQDFVVVESIFFPSEGSNLTPAHHYSDFRFKTYAPIAFRYFRELFGIRPDDYLYSLCNEPLIELSNPGASGSLFYVSGDDEFIIKTVQHKEAEFLQKLLPGYFMNINQNKRTLLPKFYGLYCIQAGGKNIRIVVMNNLLPRIIPMHLKYDMKGSTYKRRASPKEREKGNPTYKDLDFIQDLPDGLQLEPDNYNALCKTIQRDCLLLQSFKIMDYSLLMGIHNMDQANRERAGGFSGDSGGSEGAVTPDQRRPLAQKSLYCTAMESIQGEARGKGALDSEDHMGGIPARNGKGERLLIYIGIIDILQSYRFVKRLEHSWKALVHDGDTVSVHRPGFYAERFQQFMCNTVFRKIPLKPSPSKKSRSGGQAGLRRAPTLGAPTPLSHATGQSAMDPRLVYRPHFKSTESEGDGVQAGRPDLVPRTPPLHDNPADCEANLSTSSVGSLELGSSPPLRSVGVEVHKSAHTDNEQGAFHSFEVDGSGDNSAHLSGSEDAVSLSDIIPETNINF; from the exons ATGGCGACTGCTGGTGGAGCAGCAGACCCTGGATCAACAACCCTGACAG GGACCAGTGGCATCTTCAGAGGAGGTCCTTCAGAG ATGCCCGGCTCCTCAGGCACCACTCAGAGTATGAAGAAGACCATTGGCCACCGGGGCGTTGAGACCACCACCGGAGAGACCACCTACAAAAAG ACGACGTCGTCTGCCCTCAAAGGTGCCATTCAGTTGGGCATTACTCACACGGTGGGCAGCTTGAGTCAGAAGGCCGAGAGGGACGTGCTCATGCAGGATTTTGTCGTCGTCGAAAGTATCTTTTTCCCCAG CGAAGGCAGTAACCTGACTCCGGCTCATCACTACAGCGATTTCCGTTTTAAGACCTACGCTCCCATCGCCTTCCGTTATTTCCGAGAGCTGTTTGGCATTCGGCCAGACGACTACCTG tatTCTCTATGTAACGAGCCACTGATTGAGCTCTCCAACCCTGGAGCCAGCGGATCGCTCTTCTACGTCTCCGGTGACGACGAGTTCATCATCAAAACTGTTCAGCACAAAGAGGCGGAGTTTCTCCAGAAGCTCCTTCCTGGATACTTCATG AACATCAACCAAAACAAGCGGACATTGCTGCCCAAGTTCTACGGACTTTACTGCATCCAGGCAGGGGGCAAGAATATTCGTATCGTTGTTATGAACAATCTCCTGCCCCGGATAATCCCCATGCACCTCAAATACGACATGAAAGGATCCACTTATAAGAGACGGGCCTCACCTAAGGAGAGGGAAAAGGGCAATCCCACGTACAAAGACCTGGATTTTATCCAGGATTTGCCCGACGGCCTGCAGCTGGAACCAGACAATTACAATGCTCTTTGCAAGACAATACAAAGGGACTGCCTG CTCTTGCAGAGTTTCAAAATCATGGACTACAGTCTGCTGATGGGCATTCACAACATGGACCAGGCCAATCGGGAGCGCGCCGGAGGCTTTTCCGGGGACAGCGGCGGGTCGGAGGGAGCGGTGACGCCAGATCAGCGCCGGCCTCTAGCCCAGAAAAGTCTTTACTGTACTGCCATGGAGTCCATCCAAGGGGAGGCTCGGGGAAAGGGCGCTTTGGATTCCGAAGACCA CATGGGAGGCATTCCGGCTCGGAATGGAAAAGGAGAGCGCTTACTCATCTACATCGGCATCATAGACATCCTCCAGTCTTACAG ATTTGTTAAAAGGTTGGAACACTCCTGGAAGGCATTGGTGCACGATGGG GACACCGTTTCAGTTCACAGACCTGGCTTCTACGCAGAGCGCTTCCAACAGTTCATGTGCAACACGGTGTTTAGGAAAATCCCAC TGAAGCCTTCCCCATCTAAGAAGAGCCGCAGCGGAGGTCAAGCGGGACTTAGGAGGGCTCCCACTTTGGGAGCTCCCACCCCACTCTCCCACGCAACGGGGCAGTCGGCCATGGACCCCAGACTGGTTTATCGCCCCCATTTTAAAAGCACAGAGTCGGAAGGAGACGGCG TTCAGGCAGGCAGACCGGATCTGGTTCCCAGGACCCCGCCGCTGCATGACAACCCCGCTGACTGCGAGGCCAACCTCTCCACCTCGTCTGTAGGCAGCTTAGAACTtggttcctctcctcctctaAG GTCCGTCGGGGTGGAGGTGCACAAATCGGCTCACACCGACAATGAACAGGGTGCTTTTCACAG CTTCGAGGTCGACGGCAGCGGAGACAATTCAGCCCACCTGTCCGGAAGTGAAGACGCAGTTTCATTGTCTGACATCATCCCCGAGACTAACATCAATTTT taa